A window of the Enterobacteriaceae bacterium 4M9 genome harbors these coding sequences:
- a CDS encoding MOP flippase family protein, with protein MSLREKTISGAKWSAISTVIIIGLGLAQMTVLARIIDNHQFGLLTVALVIIALADTLSDFGIANSIIQRRDISHAELTTLYWLNVGLGIVVCGAMFALSGAIAAVLHNPDLEPLIKTLSLAFVIIPHGQQYRALLQKELAFNKIGAVETLSVMAGFTFTVISAWFWPLAMTAILGYLVNSLVRTLLFGWLGRRIYRPGLHFAPRGVISNLRFGAWLTADSIINYVNTNLSTLVLARILGASVAGGYQLAWNVAVVPPMKLNPIITRVLFPAFAKIQDDTAKLRVNFYKLLSLVGIINFPALLGLMVVANHFVPLVFGPKWDFIVPILQLLCVVGLLRAIGNPIGSLLMAKARVDISFKFNVFKIFLFIPAIIAGGLLGGALGVTLGFLAVQVINTVLSYFVMIKPVLGSSYHDYVRSIWLPFYLSIPTLAVSYGLGLALGGRMALGPLLAVQIAAGGLAFALALVVSRNPLVVELKRQFCRSDRLKTLLRAG; from the coding sequence ATGAGCCTGAGAGAAAAAACCATCAGCGGCGCCAAATGGTCCGCGATATCCACGGTCATCATTATCGGCCTTGGTCTGGCGCAGATGACGGTGCTGGCGCGCATTATCGACAATCATCAGTTTGGCCTGCTGACCGTGGCGCTGGTGATAATCGCGCTGGCAGATACCTTGTCTGATTTCGGGATCGCCAATTCGATTATTCAGCGTCGGGACATCAGCCATGCCGAACTGACCACATTGTACTGGCTCAACGTTGGGCTGGGGATTGTGGTATGCGGGGCGATGTTTGCGCTAAGTGGAGCGATTGCGGCAGTGCTGCATAACCCTGACCTTGAACCGCTGATTAAAACCCTGTCGCTGGCATTTGTGATTATCCCGCACGGCCAGCAGTACCGTGCGCTGCTGCAAAAGGAGCTGGCGTTTAACAAAATTGGTGCGGTGGAGACGTTGTCGGTGATGGCAGGGTTTACGTTTACGGTTATCAGCGCCTGGTTCTGGCCGCTGGCGATGACCGCAATCCTCGGCTATCTGGTTAACAGCCTGGTGCGCACCTTGCTGTTTGGCTGGCTGGGTCGCCGGATTTACCGACCTGGCCTGCACTTCGCGCCGCGCGGCGTGATTTCTAACCTGCGCTTTGGTGCCTGGCTTACCGCAGACAGCATTATCAATTATGTGAATACCAATCTCTCGACGCTGGTGCTGGCGCGTATTCTCGGTGCGAGCGTCGCTGGTGGTTATCAACTGGCCTGGAACGTGGCGGTGGTGCCGCCGATGAAGCTCAATCCCATCATCACCCGCGTGCTGTTCCCGGCATTTGCCAAAATCCAGGACGACACGGCAAAACTACGGGTGAATTTCTACAAACTGCTGTCGCTGGTGGGCATTATTAACTTCCCGGCGCTGCTGGGGCTGATGGTGGTGGCAAATCATTTCGTACCGCTGGTATTTGGCCCGAAATGGGACTTTATTGTGCCGATTTTGCAGCTTCTGTGCGTGGTTGGGCTATTGCGCGCTATCGGCAATCCTATTGGCTCGCTGTTGATGGCAAAGGCGCGAGTGGATATCAGTTTCAAATTCAACGTTTTTAAAATCTTCCTGTTCATTCCGGCGATTATTGCAGGCGGCCTGCTCGGTGGAGCGCTTGGGGTCACGCTCGGCTTCCTGGCGGTGCAGGTGATTAACACCGTGTTGAGCTATTTCGTGATGATTAAGCCGGTGCTTGGCTCCAGCTATCACGACTATGTGCGCAGCATCTGGCTGCCGTTTTATCTCTCCATCCCAACGCTTGCGGTGAGCTATGGCCTGGGGCTTGCGCTCGGCGGGCGGATGGCGCTCGGCCCGCTGCTGGCAGTGCAGATTGCAGCGGGGGGGCTGGCGTTTGCCCTGGCGCTGGTGGTCTCGCGTAATCCACTGGTGGTGGAGCTTAAGCGCCAGTTTTGCCGCAGCGATCGCCTGAAAACATTACTGAGAGCGGGCTGA
- the wcaK gene encoding colanic acid biosynthesis pyruvyl transferase WcaK, with protein MKVLILGNHTCGNRGDSAILRGLIDAISALEPQADIDVMSRYPVSSAWLLGREVLADPLYTQMQRLNGAAGMVGRVKKVLRRRYMHQALLAKVSDSGRLRNVSLPQGFSDFAQQLQQYDAVIQVGGSFFVDLYGAPQFEHALCSFMASKPVYMVGHSVGPFQAPQFNQLANFVFGRCEALILRESVSLELMKVSGIDTRKVEHGVDTAWLVAHRDEDFVASFTVQHWLTVAAREKTVAITLRELAPFDCRLGTTQQAYGKAFASVINRIIDEGYQVLALSTCTGIDSYNKDDRMVALRVAKLIERPERFHVVMDELNDLEMGKILGACALTVGTRLHSAIISMNFGTPAVALNYEHKSAGIMRQLGMPEMAVDIRQLLDGSLQGSVADTLGALPQIREKLALAVIKERENGYQMVSSVLARIREGK; from the coding sequence ATGAAAGTACTGATTCTTGGCAACCACACCTGCGGTAACCGCGGTGACAGCGCCATTTTGCGCGGTCTGATTGATGCCATTAGCGCGCTGGAGCCTCAGGCTGATATTGATGTTATGAGCCGCTACCCGGTGAGTTCTGCCTGGCTACTTGGGCGCGAGGTCCTGGCCGACCCGCTGTATACCCAGATGCAACGCCTCAATGGCGCGGCGGGCATGGTCGGGCGGGTAAAAAAAGTGCTGCGTCGGCGCTACATGCATCAGGCGCTGCTGGCAAAGGTGAGCGACAGCGGTCGCCTGCGCAATGTGTCGCTGCCGCAGGGGTTCAGCGATTTTGCGCAGCAGTTGCAACAGTATGATGCCGTTATCCAGGTCGGTGGTTCGTTTTTTGTCGATCTTTACGGCGCACCGCAGTTTGAGCACGCACTGTGCAGCTTTATGGCCAGTAAGCCGGTGTACATGGTGGGCCACAGCGTGGGGCCATTTCAGGCACCGCAGTTTAATCAACTCGCAAACTTTGTATTTGGCCGCTGTGAGGCGCTGATTTTACGTGAGTCGGTGAGTCTTGAGTTAATGAAGGTAAGCGGTATTGATACCAGAAAGGTGGAGCATGGTGTGGATACCGCCTGGCTGGTGGCGCATCGCGATGAGGATTTTGTCGCGAGTTTTACGGTGCAGCACTGGCTGACGGTCGCAGCACGCGAGAAAACCGTTGCTATCACTTTGCGTGAACTGGCGCCGTTTGACTGCCGACTTGGCACGACACAGCAGGCGTACGGAAAAGCCTTTGCCTCGGTAATAAATCGCATTATTGACGAAGGCTACCAGGTTCTGGCGCTTTCTACCTGTACCGGCATCGACAGCTATAACAAAGACGACCGCATGGTGGCGCTGAGAGTGGCGAAGCTGATTGAACGCCCGGAGCGGTTTCATGTGGTGATGGATGAACTGAACGACCTCGAAATGGGCAAAATTCTCGGTGCGTGTGCGCTGACGGTGGGGACCCGCCTGCATTCGGCCATTATTTCCATGAACTTTGGTACGCCTGCCGTGGCCCTGAATTATGAGCATAAATCTGCGGGCATTATGCGCCAGCTTGGCATGCCGGAAATGGCGGTCGATATTCGCCAGCTCCTTGATGGTTCTTTGCAGGGAAGCGTTGCCGATACCCTCGGCGCGTTGCCGCAAATCCGCGAAAAACTGGCGCTGGCGGTGATTAAGGAGCGCGAGAACGGTTACCAGATGGTTAGCTCGGTACTGGCGCGCATCCGGGAGGGAAAATGA
- the wcaL gene encoding colanic acid biosynthesis glycosyltransferase WcaL, translating into MKVGFFLLKFPLASETFVLNQIVAFIEMGYEVEIVALHKGDLHNTHQAFEQYNLAQKTTWLLNEPERRAAKLRSRARATLGGLTRARTWRALNAARYGDEARNLILSAICAQHAKPFHADVFIAHFGPAGVTAAKLRELGLLHGKIATVFHGIDVSHRDALARYTPEYQKLFNRGDLMLPISELWASRLQQMGCPPEKIAVSRMGVDMDKFAMRRQKTAGETLNMISVARLTEKKGLHVAIEACRLLKTRGVSFRYHILGIGPWERRLRTMIEQFQLEDCVVMPGFKPSHEVKAMLDDADLFLLPSVTGADGDMEGIPVALMEAMAVGIPVISTVHSGIPELIDADREGWLVPEYDAQALASRLQSFATVEQGELASMLRCARSKVESEFNQHYIYRQLAGLLQKLVA; encoded by the coding sequence ATGAAGGTTGGATTTTTCCTGCTGAAGTTTCCGCTTGCTTCCGAAACTTTTGTGCTTAACCAGATAGTGGCATTCATCGAAATGGGGTATGAGGTGGAAATCGTCGCCTTGCATAAGGGCGATTTGCATAATACTCACCAGGCATTTGAGCAGTACAACCTGGCGCAAAAAACCACCTGGCTTCTGAACGAACCTGAACGTCGGGCAGCAAAACTACGTTCACGGGCCAGGGCCACGCTCGGCGGGCTAACGCGCGCCCGCACCTGGCGCGCGCTGAACGCGGCGCGCTACGGCGACGAAGCCCGTAACCTGATTCTTTCTGCTATTTGTGCCCAGCATGCAAAGCCGTTTCACGCCGATGTGTTTATTGCTCACTTTGGCCCGGCCGGCGTCACTGCGGCGAAGCTTCGTGAACTTGGGCTACTGCACGGCAAAATTGCCACGGTATTTCACGGCATTGATGTCTCTCACCGCGACGCGCTCGCACGCTACACCCCGGAATACCAAAAGTTGTTTAATCGTGGCGACCTCATGCTGCCGATTAGCGAACTGTGGGCCAGTCGTTTGCAGCAAATGGGCTGCCCGCCGGAGAAAATCGCGGTATCGCGTATGGGGGTTGATATGGATAAGTTCGCCATGCGTCGCCAGAAAACAGCAGGCGAGACGCTGAATATGATTTCGGTCGCGCGTTTGACTGAGAAGAAGGGACTGCACGTGGCGATTGAAGCCTGTCGTCTGTTGAAAACGCGTGGCGTGAGCTTTCGCTATCACATCCTGGGCATTGGGCCGTGGGAGCGCCGTTTACGTACCATGATTGAACAGTTTCAGCTGGAAGATTGCGTGGTCATGCCAGGTTTTAAGCCCAGCCACGAGGTCAAGGCAATGCTTGATGACGCAGACTTGTTTTTGCTGCCCTCGGTGACCGGTGCTGACGGTGATATGGAAGGCATTCCGGTTGCGTTGATGGAGGCCATGGCAGTCGGTATTCCGGTCATTTCTACCGTGCACAGCGGTATCCCTGAGTTAATTGACGCCGACCGCGAAGGGTGGCTGGTGCCAGAATATGACGCGCAGGCGTTGGCCTCACGGCTGCAGAGTTTCGCAACGGTGGAGCAGGGCGAACTGGCCTCGATGCTGCGGTGTGCCCGTAGCAAGGTCGAAAGTGAGTTTAACCAGCACTATATCTACCGCCAGTTGGCTGGGCTTTTGCAAAAGCTTGTGGCCTGA
- the wcaM gene encoding colanic acid biosynthesis protein WcaM, producing the protein MRDIEKTSSISRRGLLRLGSALAALPLFTIPLARALEHRGEVNINTYYQGDWIAAFKQAFNEADVVVVPAGLVVDKVNTGIFIPAGKTLKVSGGIKGNGRGRFVLQDGCKVLGANGGRINNITLDVRGSDCEIRNLDISGSVPVTLIYIGGKQKRVMRNLLIDNITAHDANYAILRQGFHNQLNGVRITNSRFSRLQGDAIEWNVAINDKDILISDHVIEDINCTNGKINWGIGIGLAGSTYDNCYPEQQTVKNFVVANITGRNCRQLVHVENGKHFIIRNITAHNITPEFSKSAGIDNATVAIYGCDNFVIDNVNMTNSAGMLIGYGTVKGKYLSIPQNFRINQVVLDNKTLPYKIRGLQISAGNQTSFVALTNIRLRHASLELHNRPQHLFLRNVDVMQTAARGPALKLNFDLRNDVRGHFMAKKDTLLSMENINAVNEHGQSSVDVDYIGQQIVNMEKVNFSAPYQHKP; encoded by the coding sequence ATGCGCGATATCGAAAAAACATCATCTATTTCTCGCCGTGGTTTGTTGCGTTTGGGGTCCGCACTGGCTGCTCTGCCGCTATTTACTATTCCCCTTGCTCGCGCTCTGGAACACCGTGGTGAAGTGAATATCAACACCTATTATCAGGGTGACTGGATAGCTGCATTTAAGCAGGCATTTAATGAGGCTGACGTGGTGGTGGTCCCTGCCGGGCTGGTGGTCGATAAGGTGAATACCGGGATTTTTATCCCGGCGGGGAAAACGCTGAAGGTGAGCGGCGGCATTAAAGGCAACGGGCGTGGACGCTTTGTCTTACAGGATGGCTGTAAAGTGCTGGGTGCCAACGGCGGGCGAATCAATAATATTACCCTCGATGTGCGTGGCTCGGACTGTGAAATTCGCAACCTTGATATCAGCGGTAGCGTCCCGGTTACGCTCATTTATATTGGGGGCAAGCAAAAGCGCGTAATGCGCAATTTACTCATAGATAATATTACCGCCCATGATGCTAATTACGCCATTCTGCGCCAGGGGTTCCATAACCAGCTTAACGGTGTGCGCATCACCAACAGCCGCTTTAGCCGCCTGCAGGGCGATGCCATTGAGTGGAACGTGGCAATCAACGATAAAGACATCCTCATCTCAGACCACGTGATTGAAGATATCAACTGCACCAACGGCAAGATTAACTGGGGTATCGGTATTGGACTTGCCGGCAGCACTTACGATAATTGCTACCCGGAACAGCAGACGGTAAAAAATTTTGTGGTGGCTAACATCACCGGGCGTAACTGCCGACAACTGGTGCACGTCGAAAACGGCAAGCATTTTATTATTCGTAATATTACGGCGCACAATATTACGCCAGAATTTAGCAAGAGCGCCGGAATTGATAACGCTACGGTCGCAATTTATGGTTGTGATAATTTCGTAATAGATAATGTTAATATGACTAATAGTGCTGGAATGTTGATCGGTTATGGGACGGTAAAAGGGAAGTATCTGTCCATACCGCAAAATTTCCGAATTAACCAGGTAGTGCTGGATAATAAAACACTGCCTTATAAAATTCGTGGGTTGCAAATATCTGCCGGTAACCAGACTTCGTTTGTTGCGCTTACGAATATCCGTCTGAGACACGCGAGCCTGGAGTTGCACAACCGGCCGCAGCATCTGTTCTTGCGCAACGTGGACGTGATGCAGACAGCAGCGCGTGGGCCTGCGCTGAAGCTGAACTTTGATCTGCGTAACGATGTCCGTGGTCATTTTATGGCGAAAAAAGACACACTTTTGTCAATGGAAAATATCAACGCAGTCAATGAACATGGGCAAAGCTCAGTGGATGTGGATTATATCGGCCAGCAGATTGTGAATATGGAAAAAGTGAATTTTTCGGCGCCTTATCAGCATAAACCATGA